The following are encoded in a window of uncultured Pseudomonas sp. genomic DNA:
- a CDS encoding dodecin: MSDHHTYKKVEIVGSSKTSIENAIENALAECAKSVRNMDWFEVVETRGHIVDGKVGHYQVTLKIGFRMSNS, translated from the coding sequence ATGTCCGATCATCACACCTACAAGAAAGTCGAAATCGTCGGTTCATCGAAAACCAGCATCGAAAATGCCATCGAAAACGCCCTGGCCGAATGCGCCAAGTCAGTCCGCAATATGGACTGGTTCGAGGTCGTAGAGACCCGTGGGCATATCGTCGATGGCAAGGTCGGGCATTATCAGGTCACCCTGAAAATCGGTTTTCGCATGAGCAACAGCTAA
- a CDS encoding LysR family transcriptional regulator, whose translation MSQHLPPLNALRAFEAAARLNSISLAADELHVTHGAVSRQVRALEEHLGIALFSKDGRGLKLTDAGIRLRDVSGDLFNRLRSTCAELQQGQADAPFVLACPGSLLARWFIPRLDRLNRELPELRLQLSASEGELDPRRAGVDATLWFAEPPWPADMQVFELAAERIGPVLSPRYSRFAELHQAPAAALLSEPLLHTSSRPQAWPSWAGSNALDVTTLKLGQGFEHLYYLLEAAAAGLGVAIAPQQLVADDLTAGRLVAPWGFVATSARLALWVPARHLDRRAQRLAEWLRSELDR comes from the coding sequence TTAACGCCCTGCGCGCCTTCGAAGCCGCCGCGCGCCTGAACAGCATCAGCCTGGCCGCCGATGAATTACATGTCACGCATGGCGCGGTCAGCCGGCAGGTTCGGGCCCTGGAAGAGCACCTCGGGATTGCCCTGTTCAGCAAGGATGGGCGCGGCCTTAAACTCACAGATGCAGGGATTCGCCTGCGCGATGTCAGCGGCGATCTGTTCAACCGCCTGCGCAGCACCTGTGCCGAGCTGCAGCAGGGCCAGGCCGATGCGCCCTTCGTGCTGGCCTGCCCCGGCAGCCTGCTGGCGCGCTGGTTTATCCCACGCCTGGACCGGCTTAACCGCGAGTTGCCGGAACTGCGCCTGCAGTTGTCGGCCAGCGAAGGTGAACTGGACCCACGTCGCGCTGGCGTCGATGCCACCCTGTGGTTCGCCGAACCACCCTGGCCTGCGGACATGCAGGTGTTCGAGCTGGCCGCCGAACGCATCGGCCCGGTGCTCAGCCCGCGCTACAGCCGCTTTGCCGAGCTGCATCAGGCACCCGCTGCGGCGCTGCTGAGCGAACCGCTACTGCACACCAGCTCTCGCCCCCAGGCCTGGCCAAGCTGGGCCGGCAGTAATGCCCTGGATGTCACAACGCTGAAACTCGGCCAGGGCTTCGAACACCTCTACTACCTGCTGGAAGCCGCCGCCGCCGGCCTGGGAGTGGCCATCGCGCCGCAACAGCTGGTCGCCGACGACCTTACCGCCGGCCGCCTCGTTGCGCCCTGGGGCTTTGTCGCGACCTCGGCCCGCCTGGCGCTGTGGGTGCCGGCACGCCATCTGGACAGACGCGCGCAACGCCTAGCCGAATGGTTGCGCAGCGAACTCGACCGCTAA